The genomic DNA CTATGGTAAGCAACTACTAATATCTAAGTCAATGTATCGGTTGTTTAATCTTTTGTTGTGGGTTAGGGCAGTGAGCCACTAACCGTTCAGACATTCATGTCGCCTGGCTCTTTACATACCTCGCGGAGGATCTCATAAATATCTCAAAAATactcactgaaaaaaaaattccatttgcGGTCCGTTTTCAGTGCTGTTGCACAAAAATTGATCAGTGTATAAATGTatatttaactttttaagttccGCGGAGGTGCTCACAAAACAATTTACACCAGAAATACGTTTTTGTGACACAGATGTAAGAAACCAAGAAGAAAGTGCACGAGGACATGATCCTGTCAATTCACGGCCACAAAAAAACACAGAGCGCAATTCTCGTGGATATTTCCCAGGAAAACATTCCGCTTTGAACCTTAAGACCTTAAGAAAGAAAGGTGCTATCGAGGTCGTCGAAAACCTGATTGAGGAGATGGAGCAGTTGAGGTTCGTTATAAGATCTGAACAGCAAAAGTACAACAGTGACGAGTTCATCTCCGATTTGATTTGTACGTTAGCCCTGGTCTGTAGAGCTCCACAAAGCGAGGACACGGTAACGATTCTTGCCACATTGAAAAGATCGCCATTGCTGACAACGAAAATTCCCCGCTTACTTGACTGTTTTCAAGAGTCAGTAGCAAAACTAACCCACGATTTTGGGGAGGGGCTCGCTGAATGTCTCATCGTGTTATTTTCGACGTATTTGGGGCACTTTCCCAGTTCATATGCCGATCTTCCATATGATCATCTCAAAAGAGCATTGGATCATTCTGACTTAACAGGAAATGAAAAGCTGAAAAAGGAGTTAGATTCTTTGAAGCAAGCTAGGGATTGCATTATCAAGGATGAAAGGAAAAGGCTTAGCAAATGTTATATCAACAGAGCAGGAGACAAGCCACCAAACGACTTCAGGAACATTCCGATCTGTCCAACAAGCCAGGAGATCCTAACCCAAGAGACGCCTTTCCTGCGAAAGAATATTATACAGGGACGATACCAGAATGTAGAGCACTATCTCGATGTACAGTTTCGTTTGCTTCGAGAAGACTTTCTTGGACCTCTAAGGGAAGGTATTCAAGAAATTATCCAAGACATACCAAGACAAAAACGAAATCAGCTCGGTATGAAGAATTACCGCAGAGTAAAAATCGTTAACAAACAATTTCGGTTGTTTGGAAAAGTCCATCACGTGAAAATTGATGTTTCTGGGTTGAACACTAGTAAATGGATTCATTCAAGACTTATGTACGGTTCACTTCTTTGCCTTTCGCAAGACAATTTTAAGACAATGCTATTCGCAACAGTTATTGAACGAGATGAAGAGAAGCTTAAAGATGGTCAAATTGGGATTCAATTCACTGAGGGCCAAAACGTAGAAGGGATCGAGAACCGAGACTGTGATTACCATATGGTTGAACCCGCCCCTTTTTTTGAAGCCTACCGCCATGTCCTTAAAGGCTTGCAGGATTTGGATGATTCAACTTTGCCATTTCCAAAGTACCTCGTCGAGTGCAACAAAGAAGTCGATCCACCAAAATACCTAAGACGTGATGCCTCTCAACAACCGGTCTGTTATGATCTCAGCAAGGCCCTAAATGTCTCCTCTCGTTATAAAGCCACTGCCGTACCTGTTTTGCAGCCTACGGAATGGCCTCCAGTTAAGGCCCTGCGTCTTAACAGTTCGCAACTAGAAGCTCTGAGAACAGCAATCACTACTGAATTCTGTGTCATCCAGGGCCCTCCGGGGACGGGTAAAACATATGTTGGCACAATAATTGTACGATGCTTGCTAGAAAACCGTAACATTTGGGATCCCCAACACAACTCACCAATGTTAATGGTCTGTTACACAAACCACGCGCTTGATCAGTTTTTGGAAAAGGTTCTAACATTTCTTCCAAGTCGAGAAATAATTCGCGTTGGAACAAGGAGCAAAAGCGAGAAATTAGAAAGCTGCAATTTAAAAATGTTTACAAGGAGAAGAGATAGATCGAATAAGGACAAGGAGCGTGATATCAGAGAGCGAATGGaacaacataaaacaaagaTTGAAGGTAAGAATAAAAATCTCGCTGAGGTACGCTCTCGACACAAGCTGTTGGAATTGGACGATTTAGAGGAACTGATGAATCCTGTACACGCAGACCAGTTCTATAACGCAATATTTCCCCATTCCGTGGCATACGAGAGCCGAAGAGCAGAGAACACCTTCATATTGTGGCTATGCAATGATGAAGTAGTAGGCACCTGTAATCGTTCCAAAGGACAAGATGAAGCAAATGGTGAGAAAAAACAGAGAGTCGATGAGGAAATGCTGAATGATAGTGATGCAGATGAAGGTATTGTGCTCAATAAACAATGTGAGTTTTCGCAAGATCATGGACGAgaccaagaagaagaaaaggaaggagaaaaaaagggagaaggaGAGGAAGAAAGGGACGATGATGATGGAGAGTGGTATCTTGTCGAGAGGACCAGAAAGAGACACTCAGgcaaaataaatgacaaaacagaAGGTTCTTCACGAAGTAAGAACTATAAACGATACGCGGATAACAGAGATTCGTCAACGGGGAAGACAGAGAAGACTGCAGATATCTCTTCTGTGAAAGAGGCTCTagaagaggaaaaaatgatgaCCACTGCAGAGATGATGCAATTCGACAATATTTGGGACTTACAACAATCAGATAGGCTACGATTGTATCTTTACTGGATTGAAAACTACTGTAAGCATTGCAAAGTAGAAGTTCACAGAAGTGAGCAAGAATACAGACAGCTTTGTATAGAGCGGGAACAAGTCATATTTGAACAAGAAGGGGAGATCATTCGTCGCGCAACTGTGGTTGGAATGACAACAACCGGAGCAGCTAAATACCATTCGGTACTTCAAAACGTCGCTCCAAAAGTCGTCGTCATCGAAGAAGCCGCTGAAGTGATGGAAGCCCATATCCTTACTTCTCTTACACATAAGACAGAGCATGCTATCCTTATTGGAGACCACAAGCAACTGCGACCGAAAGCTGCTGTCTTCAAGTTAGCAAAAGACTATAACTTAGAGGTCTCTCTATTTGAGCGGATGGTGATGAACAACATGGACTGCAAACGCCTATCAGTACAACACAGAATGCGCCCTGAGATAGCTGCCCTGACTAAGCGAATCTATGACCACGAAATTATTGATCATGAATCAGTGAAAGATTTTGAGAACATATCTGGTGTCTGTCACAATTTGTTCTTTATTGAACACAACCACCCAGAGAGGATGGTGAATGGTCTACAGAGCTATGCGAACGACCATGAGGCAGAGTTTATTGTGGCACTTTGCAGATATCTCCTACTTCAAGGATACAAACAAAGCCAAATTACAGTTCTAACTATGTACACTGGCCAGCTGCTTCTTCTTAAAGAACTGATGCCTCGCAATACTTTCAAAGAACTGAAGATTTGTGCAGTTGACGACTTTCAAGGTGAGGAGAATGATATCATTCTTCTCTCACTGGTAAGAAGCAACAAAGAAAATAGCATTGGTTTCCTAGCGGAATCTAACAGAATCTGCGTTGCACTGTCCCGCGCTCGCAAAGGGCTTTATTGCATTGGGAACTTCAGCTTACTCAAAAGGAAGTCCGACTTGTGGAAAGAGATTTCCAATCATCTACAGGCAACAAATGGCATGGCTGATAGTCTGGAACTTATTTGTAACACGCACAACAACGTCACTGTTGTACGAAAAGAAAGAGATTTTAATAAATTAGGAGGATGTAATTCGCTTTGTGGACTCCGACTTCCATGTGGCCATGCCTGTAGTCAGCTGTGCCATGTATCAGATCACCAGAGGTTTCAATGCCATAAACCATGTCCTGGTAGATGCCCTCAGGAACATGCATGCCCTGAAAAATGTCACTATCCAAGAAATTGTCCCCCGTGTTTCCACCTAATGACAAAAATAGTCCCAAAGTGCGGTCACGAGCAACAAATTCCATGTAGCAAGGATCCCGAAGAGTTTTCATGTCTCATGAAATGTGAAAAAATGCTGCCGTGTGGGCATGAATGTGGTAACACATGCGGCGAAAAGTGCTCTCCTAAATGCCAAGTTAAAGTCATAAAATCCCTTTTATGTGGACATAAAGAAAAGCTGCCGTGTTTTCGGGATCCGATGACGTTCACAAATTGCCAGAACGAGTGCAAGAAAATTCTCAGTTGTGCACATCCATGTTCAAAGAAATGCAGCCAACAGTGTCGGTGTGAAATGAAAATTACTGTAACACTGCCATGTGGGCACTCGAAAGGAATCTTATGCTGCGAAAAAAACCATTCTATTAAGTGTGAGGAGAGGTGCAAACGAAAATTGGACTGTGGACACGATTGTACAGGACTTTGCTACGAGGAATGCAAAGTAAAGGAATGCAAAGTTGAGGTTTGCAAGGAACTTCCATGTGGCCACCAGCTAACACTTCCCTGTTGTCAAAAGTCAGAAAGTGTCTTTTGTCATGCACCTTGTCCACGAGACCTAGACTGCGGTCACAAGTGCCCTTCCGTTTGC from Montipora foliosa isolate CH-2021 chromosome 7, ASM3666993v2, whole genome shotgun sequence includes the following:
- the LOC138011450 gene encoding NFX1-type zinc finger-containing protein 1-like isoform X2; translated protein: MRFTECTILREIRSANQYSPFIKESEEKKAKRSDREETPLQTAEEETQGACGAVANEKAEEKRKGRYEKKLMEAKRPKHPGRREVTGETEGTTKTKTPLKTGTNGTQVNNQHTSNAQGNINKPGQVEKGRGRGASLERDRRHKALPNGRGTRPDVRNQEESARGHDPVNSRPQKNTERNSRGYFPGKHSALNLKTLRKKGAIEVVENLIEEMEQLRFVIRSEQQKYNSDEFISDLICTLALVCRAPQSEDTVTILATLKRSPLLTTKIPRLLDCFQESVAKLTHDFGEGLAECLIVLFSTYLGHFPSSYADLPYDHLKRALDHSDLTGNEKLKKELDSLKQARDCIIKDERKRLSKCYINRAGDKPPNDFRNIPICPTSQEILTQETPFLRKNIIQGRYQNVEHYLDVQFRLLREDFLGPLREGIQEIIQDIPRQKRNQLGMKNYRRVKIVNKQFRLFGKVHHVKIDVSGLNTSKWIHSRLMYGSLLCLSQDNFKTMLFATVIERDEEKLKDGQIGIQFTEGQNVEGIENRDCDYHMVEPAPFFEAYRHVLKGLQDLDDSTLPFPKYLVECNKEVDPPKYLRRDASQQPVCYDLSKALNVSSRYKATAVPVLQPTEWPPVKALRLNSSQLEALRTAITTEFCVIQGPPGTGKTYVGTIIVRCLLENRNIWDPQHNSPMLMVCYTNHALDQFLEKVLTFLPSREIIRVGTRSKSEKLESCNLKMFTRRRDRSNKDKERDIRERMEQHKTKIEGKNKNLAEVRSRHKLLELDDLEELMNPVHADQFYNAIFPHSVAYESRRAENTFILWLCNDEVVGTCNRSKGQDEANGEKKQRVDEEMLNDSDADEGIVLNKQCEFSQDHGRDQEEEKEGEKKGEGEEERDDDDGEWYLVERTRKRHSGKINDKTEGSSRSKNYKRYADNRDSSTGKTEKTADISSVKEALEEEKMMTTAEMMQFDNIWDLQQSDRLRLYLYWIENYCKHCKVEVHRSEQEYRQLCIEREQVIFEQEGEIIRRATVVGMTTTGAAKYHSVLQNVAPKVVVIEEAAEVMEAHILTSLTHKTEHAILIGDHKQLRPKAAVFKLAKDYNLEVSLFERMVMNNMDCKRLSVQHRMRPEIAALTKRIYDHEIIDHESVKDFENISGVCHNLFFIEHNHPERMVNGLQSYANDHEAEFIVALCRYLLLQGYKQSQITVLTMYTGQLLLLKELMPRNTFKELKICAVDDFQGEENDIILLSLVRSNKENSIGFLAESNRICVALSRARKGLYCIGNFSLLKRKSDLWKEISNHLQATNGMADSLELICNTHNNVTVVRKERDFNKLGGCNSLCGLRLPCGHACSQLCHVSDHQRFQCHKPCPGRCPQEHACPEKCHYPRNCPPCFHLMTKIVPKCGHEQQIPCSKDPEEFSCLMKCEKMLPCGHECGNTCGEKCSPKCQVKVIKSLLCGHKEKLPCFRDPMTFTNCQNECKKILSCAHPCSKKCSQQCRCEMKITVTLPCGHSKGILCCEKNHSIKCEERCKRKLDCGHDCTGLCYEECKVKECKVEVCKELPCGHQLTLPCCQKSESVFCHAPCPRDLDCGHKCPSVCGVVCQEVQCNAECTRKCKHGHSCRKPCHYGSPCGKCTEEVNMTIPSCGHIIKRPCYFDPSSEVCQQPCDRVRVCGHPCEEICSRNCETRPCTVLVQSTLPCNHLGILACHENPDEATCNEMVQIPLPCDHKAFIECHATKNGLPRVLCKEKIEKELPCKHKLEMPCFQNPEECVCREKVSVELPCGHKTSVPCADAIARLPEQICTVKEERTLPCGHKAFIECHATKNGLPRVLCKEKIETELPCKHKLEIPCFQNPEECICREKVSVELPCGHKTSVPCADAIVRLPEQICTVKEERTLPCGHKATLSCDKNPEEYCCHQRVQVTLICGHKKDTTCGNALKEHQSGICHTLVKRKLPCGHENMVECSLKLDQIRCKDPCERLLPCGHPCTKKCGEECTQFKCIAKVLKDLNCGYHKISRHCWEDVSKLTCFEKCQKLLACGHLCPGKCYEDCSQYRCEKMVMKNLSCPGNHSQEMPCYRDPKLVKCKERCKKDLDCGHRCPGNCMQPCEKFICKTEKEKTYACGHQGKVKCFQFKTATCQAPCERLKECGHVCKGICGDPCSNYPCKYTVAKTLPCNHKKRMPCSGSTNDIKCSGQCLETLACGHRCPGKCIECRERGSHEFCQGQCNRILVCSHHCKAKCAMPCPPCSRKCRIRCPHVTCSKSCSELCSPCNRPCKWRCNHYQCTRTCQEECDRPRCDAPCPEKLPCGHLCIGLCGEDCPTLCAICDSEELSSMLGDGRAVSTETTRYIQLHNCHHIFTVEEMDAMMQQDLGTNVQLMRCPRCSIPITFSFRYGNLVKKALRNMENVKKEIYKLGNETGRLATSLYYTLSHPLRRIVTTEQNALVKSIERGKILPFDIPSLFRLKNHLTIIHESGKARLSLNKVRLHVSLGVHPQMNRVLKTIAHELEDITHSLESCHPYLRSLGEAYDDSRKYALFASLLELHGEAARRGTSLSTKATNLLKKATNDLILFLQGKDEALIITELESLATLVRREMGLEPLIERPAELQSFPGVGQIVWKLCEHCEVCFTRTVWRNGQEEIESITKCVQCAA
- the LOC138011450 gene encoding NFX1-type zinc finger-containing protein 1-like isoform X1, whose product is MTKKKQKTKWRDGFDKYARDLENQKESEEKKAKRSDREETPLQTAEEETQGACGAVANEKAEEKRKGRYEKKLMEAKRPKHPGRREVTGETEGTTKTKTPLKTGTNGTQVNNQHTSNAQGNINKPGQVEKGRGRGASLERDRRHKALPNGRGTRPDVRNQEESARGHDPVNSRPQKNTERNSRGYFPGKHSALNLKTLRKKGAIEVVENLIEEMEQLRFVIRSEQQKYNSDEFISDLICTLALVCRAPQSEDTVTILATLKRSPLLTTKIPRLLDCFQESVAKLTHDFGEGLAECLIVLFSTYLGHFPSSYADLPYDHLKRALDHSDLTGNEKLKKELDSLKQARDCIIKDERKRLSKCYINRAGDKPPNDFRNIPICPTSQEILTQETPFLRKNIIQGRYQNVEHYLDVQFRLLREDFLGPLREGIQEIIQDIPRQKRNQLGMKNYRRVKIVNKQFRLFGKVHHVKIDVSGLNTSKWIHSRLMYGSLLCLSQDNFKTMLFATVIERDEEKLKDGQIGIQFTEGQNVEGIENRDCDYHMVEPAPFFEAYRHVLKGLQDLDDSTLPFPKYLVECNKEVDPPKYLRRDASQQPVCYDLSKALNVSSRYKATAVPVLQPTEWPPVKALRLNSSQLEALRTAITTEFCVIQGPPGTGKTYVGTIIVRCLLENRNIWDPQHNSPMLMVCYTNHALDQFLEKVLTFLPSREIIRVGTRSKSEKLESCNLKMFTRRRDRSNKDKERDIRERMEQHKTKIEGKNKNLAEVRSRHKLLELDDLEELMNPVHADQFYNAIFPHSVAYESRRAENTFILWLCNDEVVGTCNRSKGQDEANGEKKQRVDEEMLNDSDADEGIVLNKQCEFSQDHGRDQEEEKEGEKKGEGEEERDDDDGEWYLVERTRKRHSGKINDKTEGSSRSKNYKRYADNRDSSTGKTEKTADISSVKEALEEEKMMTTAEMMQFDNIWDLQQSDRLRLYLYWIENYCKHCKVEVHRSEQEYRQLCIEREQVIFEQEGEIIRRATVVGMTTTGAAKYHSVLQNVAPKVVVIEEAAEVMEAHILTSLTHKTEHAILIGDHKQLRPKAAVFKLAKDYNLEVSLFERMVMNNMDCKRLSVQHRMRPEIAALTKRIYDHEIIDHESVKDFENISGVCHNLFFIEHNHPERMVNGLQSYANDHEAEFIVALCRYLLLQGYKQSQITVLTMYTGQLLLLKELMPRNTFKELKICAVDDFQGEENDIILLSLVRSNKENSIGFLAESNRICVALSRARKGLYCIGNFSLLKRKSDLWKEISNHLQATNGMADSLELICNTHNNVTVVRKERDFNKLGGCNSLCGLRLPCGHACSQLCHVSDHQRFQCHKPCPGRCPQEHACPEKCHYPRNCPPCFHLMTKIVPKCGHEQQIPCSKDPEEFSCLMKCEKMLPCGHECGNTCGEKCSPKCQVKVIKSLLCGHKEKLPCFRDPMTFTNCQNECKKILSCAHPCSKKCSQQCRCEMKITVTLPCGHSKGILCCEKNHSIKCEERCKRKLDCGHDCTGLCYEECKVKECKVEVCKELPCGHQLTLPCCQKSESVFCHAPCPRDLDCGHKCPSVCGVVCQEVQCNAECTRKCKHGHSCRKPCHYGSPCGKCTEEVNMTIPSCGHIIKRPCYFDPSSEVCQQPCDRVRVCGHPCEEICSRNCETRPCTVLVQSTLPCNHLGILACHENPDEATCNEMVQIPLPCDHKAFIECHATKNGLPRVLCKEKIEKELPCKHKLEMPCFQNPEECVCREKVSVELPCGHKTSVPCADAIARLPEQICTVKEERTLPCGHKAFIECHATKNGLPRVLCKEKIETELPCKHKLEIPCFQNPEECICREKVSVELPCGHKTSVPCADAIVRLPEQICTVKEERTLPCGHKATLSCDKNPEEYCCHQRVQVTLICGHKKDTTCGNALKEHQSGICHTLVKRKLPCGHENMVECSLKLDQIRCKDPCERLLPCGHPCTKKCGEECTQFKCIAKVLKDLNCGYHKISRHCWEDVSKLTCFEKCQKLLACGHLCPGKCYEDCSQYRCEKMVMKNLSCPGNHSQEMPCYRDPKLVKCKERCKKDLDCGHRCPGNCMQPCEKFICKTEKEKTYACGHQGKVKCFQFKTATCQAPCERLKECGHVCKGICGDPCSNYPCKYTVAKTLPCNHKKRMPCSGSTNDIKCSGQCLETLACGHRCPGKCIECRERGSHEFCQGQCNRILVCSHHCKAKCAMPCPPCSRKCRIRCPHVTCSKSCSELCSPCNRPCKWRCNHYQCTRTCQEECDRPRCDAPCPEKLPCGHLCIGLCGEDCPTLCAICDSEELSSMLGDGRAVSTETTRYIQLHNCHHIFTVEEMDAMMQQDLGTNVQLMRCPRCSIPITFSFRYGNLVKKALRNMENVKKEIYKLGNETGRLATSLYYTLSHPLRRIVTTEQNALVKSIERGKILPFDIPSLFRLKNHLTIIHESGKARLSLNKVRLHVSLGVHPQMNRVLKTIAHELEDITHSLESCHPYLRSLGEAYDDSRKYALFASLLELHGEAARRGTSLSTKATNLLKKATNDLILFLQGKDEALIITELESLATLVRREMGLEPLIERPAELQSFPGVGQIVWKLCEHCEVCFTRTVWRNGQEEIESITKCVQCAA